GCGCCTCCTGCGAGAAGATCGATAAAATGACCGCCGGAAGCGGTCACACATATGTAGCATAATTTAATTGGGGACGTGGTATTTTTAAAAATACCACGTCCCAGATTAAAAATACCCTGTCCCTTTTTGAAAACCGCGTTGTCTCAGCGCGTAATACAGCACCAGTCCCAGCGCTCCGCAGGAGAGGATCTCTCCGATCCCGATGGTGAGCATAAGGAAGGGGATGGGAAGCGCCACGCCATATCCATAGCGAAGGACCAGCGGGACGACCACTGTGTTGGCCAGGATCGGTGGCAGCGGCGCGATAAACGGGCTTTTGTCCCGCAGAAGATACGTAAAGACAGCGCCGATCAGCGTGGCAAGGCTTCCGCATAGGATGTCCGGCAGGATGGCTCCGCCCAGGATATTTCCGATCAGGCATCCGATAAACAAGCCGGGAACGGCAGCGGGGGTGAATAAGGGGAGGATGGTCAGGGCTTCCGCCAGGCGGACCTGCACTTCTCCGAAAGAAAAGGGCGCAAAGACATACGTCAGCACCACATAGACAGCCGCGA
This window of the Massilistercora timonensis genome carries:
- a CDS encoding QueT transporter family protein: MRNQRITFMTQAAMIAAVYVVLTYVFAPFSFGEVQVRLAEALTILPLFTPAAVPGLFIGCLIGNILGGAILPDILCGSLATLIGAVFTYLLRDKSPFIAPLPPILANTVVVPLVLRYGYGVALPIPFLMLTIGIGEILSCGALGLVLYYALRQRGFQKGTGYF